A window from Pseudomonas sp. MRSN 12121 encodes these proteins:
- a CDS encoding MetQ/NlpA family ABC transporter substrate-binding protein, translating to MKKVLLFTALAAALTASLAQAGEKLVVAATPVPHAEILELIKPTLAKEGVDLEVKVFTDYVQPNVQVDQKRLDANYFQTLPYLKSFNEGKGTNLVTVIGVHVEPFGGYSKKVKSLAELKDGATIAIPNEGSNSGRALILLQKAGLIELKDPKNAVSTPKDIAKNPHNFKFKELESALLPRVLDQVDLDMINTNYALEAGLNPAKDALVIEGSDSPYVNFLVARPDNKDNPAIQKLAKALTSPEVKAFIEKKYSGAVLPAF from the coding sequence ATGAAAAAAGTTCTGTTGTTCACCGCATTGGCGGCTGCCCTGACTGCGAGCCTGGCCCAGGCCGGCGAGAAACTGGTGGTGGCGGCCACGCCGGTGCCGCACGCCGAGATCCTCGAGCTGATCAAGCCAACCCTGGCCAAGGAAGGCGTGGACCTGGAAGTCAAAGTCTTCACCGACTACGTGCAACCGAACGTACAGGTCGACCAGAAGCGCCTGGACGCCAACTACTTCCAGACCCTGCCGTACCTGAAGAGCTTCAACGAAGGCAAGGGCACCAACCTGGTGACGGTGATCGGCGTGCACGTCGAACCGTTCGGCGGTTACTCGAAGAAAGTCAAAAGCCTGGCCGAGCTGAAAGACGGCGCGACCATCGCCATTCCGAACGAAGGCAGCAACAGCGGCCGCGCCCTGATCCTGCTGCAGAAGGCCGGCCTGATCGAGCTCAAGGATCCGAAGAACGCCGTGTCGACGCCCAAGGACATCGCCAAGAACCCGCACAACTTCAAGTTCAAGGAACTGGAGTCGGCCCTGCTGCCGCGCGTGCTGGACCAGGTCGACCTGGACATGATCAACACCAACTACGCTCTGGAAGCGGGCCTGAACCCGGCCAAGGATGCGCTGGTGATCGAGGGTTCCGATTCGCCGTATGTGAACTTCCTGGTGGCCCGTCCGGACAACAAGGACAACCCTGCCATCCAGAAGCTGGCCAAGGCCCTGACCAGCCCGGAAGTCAAAGCGTTCATCGAGAAGAAATACAGCGGCGCGGTACTGCCGGCGTTCTGA
- a CDS encoding biopolymer transporter ExbD: MAFSTQDSDEVLSEINVTPLVDVMLVLLVVFIVTAPLLTNSIPINLPKTEAVAPVEQKDPLVVSIDGTGKLFINKDEIQPDLLETNLQAAKTKDPEVRVQLQADDGVNYGEVARAMASIERAGITKLSVITAR, translated from the coding sequence ATGGCCTTCTCGACCCAGGACAGCGACGAGGTACTGAGCGAAATCAACGTCACGCCGCTGGTGGACGTGATGCTGGTACTGCTGGTGGTGTTCATCGTCACCGCGCCGCTGCTGACCAATTCGATCCCGATCAACCTGCCCAAGACCGAGGCCGTGGCGCCGGTGGAGCAGAAGGACCCGCTGGTGGTGAGCATCGACGGCACCGGCAAACTCTTTATCAACAAGGACGAGATCCAGCCGGACCTGCTGGAAACCAATCTGCAGGCGGCCAAGACCAAGGACCCGGAGGTGCGCGTGCAATTGCAGGCGGACGACGGCGTCAACTACGGCGAAGTGGCACGCGCCATGGCCTCTATCGAGCGCGCCGGTATCACCAAGCTGTCGGTGATCACCGCCCGCTGA
- a CDS encoding nucleoside deaminase — MQDDQEYLQRAVELARQNVAAGGRPFGAVLVHDGRVLAETVNQIHLTQDPTAHAELLAIRVASQHLGPRLDGSVIYASGQPCPMCLAAMYLCGVERAVFAADNASAEPFGLSTAAIYAQLAQPEAARRLPVQHLPQAAMTRIYHDWQARHAAG; from the coding sequence ATGCAAGACGATCAGGAGTACCTGCAACGCGCGGTCGAACTGGCCCGGCAGAACGTCGCCGCTGGCGGCCGGCCGTTTGGCGCGGTGCTGGTGCATGACGGCCGGGTATTGGCCGAAACGGTCAACCAGATCCACCTGACCCAGGACCCCACCGCCCACGCCGAATTGCTGGCGATCCGGGTCGCCAGCCAGCACCTGGGCCCGCGCCTGGACGGCAGCGTGATCTACGCCAGCGGCCAGCCCTGCCCGATGTGCCTGGCGGCCATGTACCTGTGCGGCGTGGAGCGCGCGGTGTTCGCCGCGGACAACGCCAGCGCCGAGCCCTTCGGCCTGTCCACGGCGGCGATCTACGCACAGCTGGCCCAGCCCGAGGCGGCCCGGCGCCTGCCGGTACAACACCTGCCGCAAGCGGCGATGACCCGCATCTACCACGACTGGCAGGCCCGCCATGCCGCTGGTTGA
- a CDS encoding ankyrin repeat domain-containing protein gives MRYLSCKYALVAIGLFVVGVVMARDNELLDAVRDGQLPKVRALIEQGAQVNVRGLDGSSPLLLATAANQVEIARALIEAGADVNQKNLIHDSPYLLAGASGRNAILQLTLAHGADLKSTNRYGGTALIPACERGHVETVRLLIAAGVDLDHVNRLGWTCLMEAIVLADGGPAHQQIVAQLIAAGADLNLPDNEGLSPLQQAEKRGQSAIAKLLRDAGAS, from the coding sequence ATGCGTTACCTGTCTTGCAAATACGCCCTCGTGGCGATCGGGCTGTTCGTGGTGGGGGTGGTGATGGCCAGGGATAACGAGTTGCTCGATGCGGTCCGCGACGGCCAGCTGCCCAAGGTCCGGGCGCTGATCGAGCAGGGCGCGCAGGTCAATGTCCGCGGTCTCGACGGCAGCAGCCCCTTGCTGCTGGCCACCGCCGCCAACCAGGTGGAAATAGCCCGGGCGCTGATCGAGGCCGGCGCCGACGTCAACCAGAAGAACCTGATCCACGACAGCCCCTATCTGCTGGCCGGCGCCAGCGGACGCAACGCAATCCTGCAATTGACCCTGGCCCACGGCGCCGACCTGAAAAGCACCAACCGCTACGGCGGCACCGCGCTGATCCCGGCCTGCGAGCGTGGGCATGTGGAGACCGTGCGCCTGCTGATCGCCGCAGGCGTCGATCTCGATCACGTCAACCGCCTGGGCTGGACCTGCCTGATGGAAGCCATAGTGCTGGCCGATGGCGGCCCGGCGCACCAGCAGATCGTGGCCCAGCTGATCGCCGCCGGCGCCGACCTGAACCTGCCGGACAACGAGGGCCTGAGCCCTCTGCAACAGGCGGAAAAACGCGGCCAGAGCGCCATCGCCAAACTGCTGCGGGACGCCGGTGCGTCCTGA
- a CDS encoding energy transducer TonB → MGNVQTAASTHEVQWRPAPSGDLVDLGRPHRLPLGQLRLQKVPKAGLRRREAIALGVIALLLHGAAIYWINQQPTPVLPIVPPEIPPMTIEFSQPAPPVVEPPPPQPVQPVVEPPPPVEDELAVKPPPPKPVPKPKPKPVPKPEPKPAPKPVQQQPAPPQPAAPVAAPAPPAPPAPAPVTPASANAAYLKNPAPEYPSLAQRRGWEGTVLLRVHVLASGKPGEIQVQKSSGRQQLDDAALAAVKRWSFVPAKQGDVAQDGWVSVPIDFKIH, encoded by the coding sequence ATGGGCAATGTCCAGACCGCCGCCAGCACGCATGAGGTGCAGTGGCGTCCGGCACCGAGCGGCGATCTGGTCGATCTCGGCCGGCCGCATCGCTTGCCATTGGGCCAGTTGCGCCTGCAGAAGGTGCCCAAGGCCGGGCTGCGGCGCCGCGAGGCGATTGCCCTCGGGGTGATCGCCCTGCTGCTGCACGGCGCGGCGATCTATTGGATCAACCAGCAGCCGACGCCGGTGTTGCCGATCGTGCCGCCGGAAATTCCGCCGATGACCATCGAGTTTTCCCAACCCGCGCCGCCAGTGGTCGAGCCACCGCCGCCGCAGCCGGTACAGCCAGTGGTTGAGCCTCCACCACCGGTGGAAGACGAGCTGGCGGTGAAGCCGCCACCGCCCAAGCCGGTTCCCAAACCCAAGCCCAAGCCGGTGCCCAAGCCTGAACCCAAGCCGGCCCCGAAACCGGTGCAGCAGCAACCCGCGCCGCCTCAACCGGCCGCACCGGTCGCCGCTCCGGCGCCGCCCGCGCCACCGGCGCCGGCCCCCGTGACCCCGGCGTCGGCGAATGCCGCGTACCTGAAGAACCCGGCGCCGGAATATCCGTCGCTGGCCCAGCGTCGCGGCTGGGAGGGCACGGTGTTGCTGCGGGTGCATGTGCTGGCCAGCGGCAAGCCCGGCGAGATCCAGGTGCAGAAAAGCAGCGGTCGCCAGCAACTCGACGACGCCGCGCTGGCCGCCGTGAAGCGCTGGAGCTTCGTGCCGGCCAAGCAGGGTGATGTCGCCCAGGACGGCTGGGTCAGCGTACCCATCGATTTCAAGATTCATTGA
- a CDS encoding sigma 54-interacting transcriptional regulator: MSLHESFGQPLLTFPDAEKSPLSIRAKALVFVDPRSRQLRHELEQLAPRSIPVLIRGETGSGKELLARHIHRASDRGGLFVSVNCGAISKAYADAELFGYAAGTFSGSASSRAGWFGSANGGTLYLDEIGDLPLPIQAKLLAALENHEVTRVGAHQPSPVDVRLVAATSIDLAQAVAAGKFHERLYHYLGEGHLELPALRERVGDILSLAEYFLGIYSQRLDLPVPLISEAAQQVLEQHSWPGNTRELENVIHFALLVSSGAEILPEHLNLPPQLSRLEQVDQQLKGLVAAGSAAELQALKHLLKQHGVI; encoded by the coding sequence ATGAGTCTGCATGAGTCTTTCGGTCAGCCGTTGCTGACTTTTCCCGATGCTGAAAAAAGCCCACTGAGCATACGCGCCAAGGCGCTGGTGTTCGTCGATCCCCGTTCGCGGCAACTGCGCCATGAGCTGGAACAGCTGGCGCCGCGTTCGATCCCGGTGTTGATCCGCGGTGAAACCGGCAGCGGCAAGGAACTGCTGGCGCGGCATATCCACCGTGCCAGCGACCGCGGCGGGTTGTTCGTGTCGGTCAACTGCGGGGCCATCAGCAAGGCGTATGCCGACGCCGAGCTGTTCGGCTACGCCGCTGGCACGTTCAGCGGTTCGGCCAGCAGCCGCGCCGGCTGGTTCGGTTCGGCCAATGGCGGCACTTTGTACCTGGACGAGATCGGCGACCTGCCGCTGCCGATCCAGGCCAAGCTGCTCGCGGCCCTGGAAAACCATGAAGTGACCCGGGTCGGCGCGCACCAGCCAAGCCCGGTGGATGTGCGCCTGGTGGCGGCCACCAGCATCGACCTGGCCCAGGCGGTGGCGGCGGGCAAATTCCACGAGCGGCTGTATCACTACCTGGGCGAAGGTCACCTGGAGTTGCCGGCGCTGCGCGAACGGGTGGGCGACATCCTGTCGCTGGCCGAGTACTTCCTCGGCATCTACAGCCAACGCCTGGACCTGCCGGTGCCGCTGATCAGCGAGGCGGCCCAGCAGGTGCTGGAGCAGCACAGCTGGCCCGGCAATACCCGCGAGCTGGAGAACGTCATTCATTTCGCGCTGCTGGTCAGCAGCGGTGCGGAGATCCTCCCGGAGCACCTGAACCTGCCGCCGCAGCTGTCGCGGCTGGAGCAGGTGGATCAGCAATTGAAGGGGCTGGTCGCCGCCGGTTCCGCCGCCGAGTTGCAGGCGCTCAAGCATTTGCTCAAGCAGCACGGCGTGATCTGA
- a CDS encoding LysR family transcriptional regulator, translated as MFDPVLLRSFVAVVDCANFTRAAERLHLTQSTVSQQVRRLEESLDCQLLDRDQRRVVATAEGERLLGYARRILALNEEASDVLLHQQSEGVLRLGVPEDFAAERLMPLLSRFGQDHPGVRLEVTSGLGPELTRLYRRGEFDLLLVKQMGTSDDCLASWPEPLCWVDSRATPAFGRDPLPLVAFPVGGLYRHEMLHHLEVGGWRWRIGYSSASLASVCSAVAAGLGISLLPVRVVAAGHRMLDAASGLPDIQGVRLALYGRSGLSRAGKALESQLLALCESQAVKV; from the coding sequence ATGTTCGATCCGGTTTTGCTGCGCAGTTTTGTCGCCGTCGTCGATTGCGCCAACTTCACCCGCGCCGCCGAGCGCCTGCACCTCACCCAGTCCACGGTCAGCCAGCAGGTGCGGCGGCTGGAGGAGAGCCTGGACTGCCAGTTGCTCGACCGCGACCAGCGCCGGGTGGTGGCCACCGCCGAGGGCGAGCGCTTGCTGGGGTATGCCCGGCGCATCCTGGCCCTGAACGAGGAGGCCAGCGATGTCTTGCTGCACCAGCAGAGCGAAGGCGTGCTGCGCCTCGGCGTACCGGAGGATTTCGCCGCCGAGCGGCTGATGCCGCTGTTGTCGCGCTTCGGCCAGGACCACCCCGGCGTGCGCCTGGAAGTCACCAGCGGGCTGGGCCCGGAACTGACCCGTTTGTACCGGCGCGGCGAGTTCGACCTGTTGCTGGTCAAGCAGATGGGCACCAGCGACGACTGCCTGGCGTCCTGGCCGGAGCCGTTGTGCTGGGTCGACAGCCGCGCCACCCCGGCCTTCGGGCGCGATCCGCTGCCGTTGGTGGCCTTTCCGGTGGGCGGGCTGTATCGCCATGAAATGCTCCATCACCTCGAAGTCGGCGGCTGGCGCTGGCGCATCGGCTACTCCAGCGCCAGCCTGGCCAGCGTCTGCTCGGCGGTAGCGGCGGGCCTGGGCATCAGCCTGCTGCCGGTACGGGTGGTGGCCGCCGGACATCGCATGCTCGATGCCGCCAGCGGCCTGCCGGATATCCAGGGTGTGCGCCTGGCGTTGTATGGCCGCAGCGGGCTGAGCCGGGCCGGCAAGGCCCTGGAAAGCCAGCTGCTGGCGCTGTGCGAGAGCCAGGCTGTGAAAGTCTGA
- a CDS encoding amino acid ABC transporter permease gives MASSGLELLWVSLPQLGKGAAQTLSISLLSIVFSTVGGVLYGVLRTLDNKWLNAVLRAYLELFRAIPVLVWLYLLFFGFPIFFGLSIPSFTCAVLVLSLWGASEVGEVVRGALHSLPRGQREAGLSIGLSSAQLYGHVLLPQALKRMTPPTINVYTRIIKTSSLAVLIGVVDVIKVGQQIIERTYESVLIYGALFLFFFFICYPLSAASRVLERRWTQA, from the coding sequence ATGGCCAGTTCGGGTCTTGAGTTGCTCTGGGTGTCGTTGCCGCAACTGGGCAAGGGCGCCGCGCAGACATTGTCGATTTCCCTGCTGAGCATTGTTTTCAGCACGGTCGGCGGCGTGCTCTACGGCGTGCTGCGGACCCTCGACAACAAGTGGTTGAACGCGGTGCTGCGCGCCTACCTGGAGCTGTTCCGGGCGATCCCGGTGCTGGTCTGGCTGTACCTGCTGTTCTTCGGTTTCCCGATCTTCTTCGGCCTGAGCATTCCGAGCTTCACCTGCGCGGTGCTGGTGCTGTCGCTGTGGGGCGCCAGCGAAGTCGGCGAGGTGGTGCGCGGCGCCTTGCATTCGCTGCCGCGGGGCCAGCGCGAGGCGGGGCTGTCGATCGGCCTTTCCAGTGCGCAGCTCTACGGCCACGTGCTGCTGCCCCAGGCGCTGAAACGCATGACGCCGCCGACCATCAACGTCTACACGCGGATCATCAAGACCAGCTCGCTGGCGGTGCTGATCGGCGTGGTGGATGTGATCAAGGTCGGCCAGCAGATCATCGAGCGCACCTACGAGTCGGTGCTGATCTACGGCGCCCTGTTCCTGTTTTTCTTCTTTATCTGCTACCCGCTGTCGGCCGCCTCGCGCGTGCTGGAGCGGCGCTGGACGCAAGCATGA
- a CDS encoding amino acid ABC transporter permease, producing MTLDYAFILTTLPAFLKAVGVTLQVGLIAIATSLLVALINAAILVFRTPYLRRLVGLYVELARNTPLLIQLFFVYFALPALGLKISGFAAAIITMTFLGGAYLTEVLRAGVEAVPVAQLESGRSIGLSHWQLLRHVILPQAGILSLPSLFANFIFLLKETTVVSAVAVPEILYTTKSYIALYYKTYEMLAVLTLICVLLFLPLSLLLSRLERRLQHGQFGS from the coding sequence ATGACCCTCGACTACGCCTTTATCCTCACCACGCTGCCAGCCTTTCTCAAGGCCGTGGGCGTGACCTTGCAGGTCGGCCTGATCGCCATCGCCACTTCCCTGCTGGTGGCCCTGATCAACGCCGCCATCCTGGTGTTCCGTACCCCGTATCTGCGCCGCCTGGTCGGGCTGTACGTGGAGCTGGCGCGCAACACCCCGCTGCTGATCCAGCTGTTCTTCGTGTATTTCGCGCTGCCGGCGCTGGGCCTGAAGATTTCCGGGTTCGCCGCGGCGATCATCACCATGACCTTCCTCGGCGGCGCCTACCTCACCGAGGTATTGCGCGCCGGCGTCGAGGCGGTGCCGGTGGCGCAGCTGGAGTCGGGTCGCTCCATCGGGCTCTCGCACTGGCAACTGCTGCGCCATGTGATCCTGCCGCAGGCCGGGATTCTCAGCCTGCCGTCGCTGTTCGCCAATTTCATCTTCCTGCTCAAGGAAACCACCGTGGTCTCGGCGGTGGCGGTGCCGGAAATTCTCTACACCACCAAGAGCTACATCGCCCTCTACTACAAGACCTACGAAATGCTCGCCGTGCTGACGCTGATCTGCGTGCTGCTGTTCTTGCCGTTGTCGCTGTTGCTCAGCCGCCTGGAAAGGAGGCTGCAACATGGCCAGTTCGGGTCTTGA
- a CDS encoding alpha/beta hydrolase → MRNESIRYLIVPGWQGSPEDHWQSHWQNSLPNSARVEQADWLTPRREDWVAALAEAIAADSTPVILIAHSLGCITVAHWAAHAPTSALRQVRGALLVAPADVERPACAPALRNFAPIPDSLLPFPSQVVSSDNDSAISAPRALELARNWGAEAGILSGAGHINVKSGHQRWEQGFAYLYRLQTRMEQHSLRRA, encoded by the coding sequence ATGCGCAACGAATCAATTCGCTACCTGATTGTGCCGGGCTGGCAAGGATCGCCAGAAGATCATTGGCAAAGCCACTGGCAGAACAGCCTGCCGAACAGTGCGCGGGTGGAGCAGGCCGACTGGCTGACTCCCCGGCGTGAAGACTGGGTCGCGGCGCTGGCCGAGGCGATCGCCGCCGACAGCACCCCGGTGATCCTGATCGCCCACAGCCTGGGCTGCATCACCGTCGCGCATTGGGCCGCCCATGCGCCGACCAGCGCGTTGCGCCAGGTGCGCGGTGCCTTGCTGGTGGCGCCGGCGGACGTCGAGCGTCCGGCCTGCGCGCCGGCCCTGCGCAATTTCGCGCCGATCCCCGACAGCCTGCTGCCGTTTCCCAGCCAGGTCGTCAGCTCCGACAACGACAGCGCCATCAGTGCGCCGCGTGCCCTGGAGCTGGCCCGCAACTGGGGCGCCGAGGCCGGGATTCTCTCGGGTGCCGGGCATATCAACGTCAAATCCGGTCACCAGCGCTGGGAGCAGGGCTTCGCCTATCTCTATCGCCTGCAAACCCGCATGGAACAGCATTCCCTGCGTCGCGCCTGA
- a CDS encoding MotA/TolQ/ExbB proton channel family protein encodes MSLLASPLQSIESAVIWLLVVFSVATWGLALLKGAQFARLKAQDRKFHKQFWAASSLDSAAELSETQPGAAARVAQAGYAAIQVGDTSHAADLSQAINHQDRLERALRQQIVRERRSLETGLAVVASIGSTSPFIGLFGTVWGIMEALKGISAAGSASLETVAGPIGAALVATGVGIAVAVPAVLVYNYFLRRLKLTAADLDDFAHDFYSLAQKSSFRVLVHPAVHKGAASGGAQKVKEAS; translated from the coding sequence ATGAGTTTATTGGCATCTCCACTCCAATCCATCGAAAGCGCGGTGATCTGGCTGCTGGTGGTCTTTTCCGTGGCCACCTGGGGCCTGGCGCTGCTCAAGGGCGCGCAGTTCGCCCGTCTCAAGGCGCAGGATCGCAAGTTCCACAAACAGTTCTGGGCCGCCTCCAGCCTCGATTCGGCAGCCGAGCTCAGCGAAACCCAGCCCGGCGCAGCGGCGCGGGTGGCCCAGGCCGGTTACGCGGCGATCCAGGTCGGTGACACCAGCCACGCCGCGGACCTGAGCCAGGCCATCAATCATCAGGACCGCCTGGAGCGCGCCCTGCGCCAGCAGATCGTCCGCGAGCGGCGTTCGCTGGAAACCGGCCTGGCGGTGGTCGCCAGTATCGGCAGCACCTCGCCCTTCATCGGCTTGTTCGGTACGGTCTGGGGCATCATGGAGGCCCTCAAGGGCATCAGCGCGGCGGGTTCGGCGAGCCTGGAAACCGTGGCCGGGCCAATTGGCGCGGCACTGGTGGCGACAGGCGTGGGGATCGCCGTCGCGGTGCCGGCGGTGCTGGTCTACAACTACTTCCTGCGTCGCCTGAAGCTGACCGCTGCCGACCTGGACGATTTCGCCCACGACTTCTACAGCCTGGCGCAGAAGAGTTCGTTCCGCGTGCTGGTTCACCCGGCCGTGCACAAGGGCGCTGCCTCGGGCGGTGCGCAGAAAGTGAAGGAGGCGTCCTGA